The Edaphobacter flagellatus sequence GAAGGAGCCGACTCCAGAGACACTCGGCCATCTTGCAGCGCTGGCAAGACGGCTTCGCCATACGTTGGCACCTCACCTTGGATAAACGCGGCAGGCTAAGCTTTACTTCGCCTGCCGTACCGCCCATCCTGCCAGATCGATCGCAGCATCAAAGCCGTCGAAGTCCAGCGGCAGCTTGTTCCGCCGATCAACGTACTCGTTATAGATCCACGGATCGACCACTGCAAAGACAGTTCCCTTGCCGAACTTCGTTACCGCCATCAGCACATCACCTTTGTCCGTCAGAATCGCCTTCGCTGGACCGGAGACCGTAATCGTGCAAATCTCCTTCAGATAAGCCTTGTGCGGATAGGTGAAGACGCCTGTCCCCGCCGGAACCATCACCGTTCCCTGAGGCCAGTTGTTGTTATCCACCGTATTGCGCAACACCGTGTTGAAGTGGATTCCGAAGCGCTCGCTCATCGTGTTGAAGTGATCGAACTCCGAGTTGGTCTTGTCATTCTCCATCAGGATCAGAACGCCACCGGCCTTGACCCATGCTTCAATCGCATCTCCGCTGGCCTTGTCCATGTAGTTGGGATTCGGATTCTTCGCCGGGATATCAGGCGAAGGCATGATGTATATCTGCGCCTTGCTGAGATCGGCCACCGTCGGTGCCGTCTTCAACGTTGCCAACTTTACGCCATACCGCTCAAAGGCTCTGCCGAAGAACGCGAAGCCAGAGTTCGTATCATCATCCCATTTGTAGTGAAACAACTCCGTCTGCCCTGCTGCATTCTTGCGCGTCTGCGAGTTGAACCACGCATCGACCATCACAGTCTTTCCCTGCCCCAGGGCCTCTGTAGACGTCTGTGCCATCTCCGATCCAGCGAGAAGATACGCTCCAACTCCCTTCGCATCATTGACCTGAGTCTTTTCTCCAACGTAATAATCGAAGGTGCCAGAACGATACGGCGTACCTCCCAGGCCACCCACCTTGACTGTCCCATCCAGTTCCAGCTTTCCATCCGCGCTCGACTTCACAAACGCCTTTTGGATTCCCTCCCAGCCTCGGCGAACGCTCGCCTCATCCGTCTGGGGTAAGTAGCCGTTCCGGACACCCTTCGCAATCGCATAAACAAACATGCAGCTTGCCGAGGCCTCCGCAAAGTTTCCCTTCCGGCTAGGCTCGCCCATCACCTGCCACCATAGTCCAGTCTTCTTGTCCTGATGCGCGACGATTGCTGCGGCTGTTCCCTTCAAAGCATCCACCAATGCCGGACGCTGTGGATGATCGGCCGGAAACCAATCCAACACATCCACCAGTGCCATCGCATACCATCCCATCGCACGGCCCCATGCCTCAGGCGAGAGACCCGTCTTCGGGTCAGCCCACTTCATCTCCTTCGATTCGTCCCACCCATGCTTCAGCAAACCCGTCTTTGGGTCACGCATGTGACCATACATCAGTAGCAACTGCTTCGCGATGTCGTCGAAGTCTCCCGACTCATGGAAGGTCACCGCATACGCTGCGCGAAACGGCTCCGCCATATACGCACCGTCGAGCCACATCTGGTTGGGGTAGATTTTCTTGTGCCAGTAACCACCGCTGGCCGTGCGCGGCTGGCTCTCCAGTTGATCGTGAATGTACTTCGCTGCCTTGTAGTACTTCGGCTGCTGCGTCACGCGATAGACCAGTAACACGGCGCGCCCCATTTCTACCTCGTCCAGACTCTGAGCGTCGGCGTTATAGCCGTTGATCGTGCCATCGCTGGAAACGTACTTATCAACAGCGTCCTTGATGTAGCGGAAGTCGTCACCGTTCGCGGTCGCATGCCATTGGGCCGCCATGCCGTCCAGCAAAACTCCCTCTTCATAGCCCCACACTCCGGGATGATTCTGGGTTGCGACAACTCCGTGAGGCCACAGCATCATGATCGAAGCCGCCATCTTTGCCGAAGGCTCATCGATCTTCAAAGCGCCCTGCGCCTGCATCGATACCGCT is a genomic window containing:
- a CDS encoding glycoside hydrolase family 88/105 protein produces the protein MKLLKMSALGCAVVAQMMLAVSMQAQGALKIDEPSAKMAASIMMLWPHGVVATQNHPGVWGYEEGVLLDGMAAQWHATANGDDFRYIKDAVDKYVSSDGTINGYNADAQSLDEVEMGRAVLLVYRVTQQPKYYKAAKYIHDQLESQPRTASGGYWHKKIYPNQMWLDGAYMAEPFRAAYAVTFHESGDFDDIAKQLLLMYGHMRDPKTGLLKHGWDESKEMKWADPKTGLSPEAWGRAMGWYAMALVDVLDWFPADHPQRPALVDALKGTAAAIVAHQDKKTGLWWQVMGEPSRKGNFAEASASCMFVYAIAKGVRNGYLPQTDEASVRRGWEGIQKAFVKSSADGKLELDGTVKVGGLGGTPYRSGTFDYYVGEKTQVNDAKGVGAYLLAGSEMAQTSTEALGQGKTVMVDAWFNSQTRKNAAGQTELFHYKWDDDTNSGFAFFGRAFERYGVKLATLKTAPTVADLSKAQIYIMPSPDIPAKNPNPNYMDKASGDAIEAWVKAGGVLILMENDKTNSEFDHFNTMSERFGIHFNTVLRNTVDNNNWPQGTVMVPAGTGVFTYPHKAYLKEICTITVSGPAKAILTDKGDVLMAVTKFGKGTVFAVVDPWIYNEYVDRRNKLPLDFDGFDAAIDLAGWAVRQAK